DNA from Plasmodium yoelii strain 17X genome assembly, chromosome: 13:
aaTAATTTCTTCTGATACCATACCACCCATTAGTACATCAATTTCACTTTGAAtgtctttaattttttgactATATTTATCGGTAACTGGTATTTTCCAAGTAACACCTAAAGACATACCTCTTGGCATAATAGTAGCTTTATGAACAGGGTCTGAACCTTCTGTATAAAAGTTAACTAATGTATGTCCTCCTTCATGATATGCTgttatgtttttttcttcGTCACTTAATGGTGATTTTCTTTGTAATCCAACTACAACTCTATCAAAAGCTTGCTCAATAGAATTCATATCAACTGATTTTTTACCTTCTACTGAACATTTAATAGCTgctatatttaatatattttttaaatcggCACCTGTCATACCAACAGTTCTTCTAgctaaaatatttaaatcgACATCTTTTGATAAGATGATTTTATTactatacatttttaaaatttcataTCTACCATTGATATCAGGTAATGGTACTACAATAGTTTTATCTAATCTACCAGGTCTGACTAGTGCTTTATCTAAACTTTGTGGAAAATTGGTAGCACAAATTACGACAATTCCTTCATTTTGTTCAAAACCATCTAATTCAACTAATAATTGATTAAGTGTCATTCTAACTGCGCTATTATCTCTATTACTTCTTTTAGAACCAACTGCATCTATTTCATCAATAAAAACAATGCAAGGTGCATGTTTTTTTGCGGTTTGAAAAAGCTCTCTTATTCTTCTTGCACCTACACCAACAAACATTTCTTCAAATTCTGAACCAGATGCTTGGATAAAAGGTACATTTGCTTCGCCTGCAATAGCTCTAGCAATTAATGTTTTTCCTGTTCCAGGTTCACctgataataatataccTTTGGGCAATTTTGCACCAATTTTAGTAAATTTAtctgaattttttaaataatcaaTTATTTCTTGAAGTTCTTGTTTTACTTCGTCACACCCTTTTACATCTGCTAAAGTTACCTTTACATTCTCTACTGGAActacttttttatttgacaCACCTATACCCTTTTGAACATTTTGTGATACCCCCTCTAAATATACGCTTGCTGCTGCAACTAAAATTAAGAATCCAATAGTCGATTTAAGTACCCCCCATAAgccttttttatttgtatttattaagGATACCTTTAAGGGTATTTTGGGGTCAATTTGTAAACTAAACACTTCAGAGTGGGtgccattttttttatcattataattatttgtatGCCCTGAACGGGATATATTACTATAATTAGGgtctatatttatattatgtgtttcatatatatttgagCGTTCATTGTTTATCCcacttatattattatttccatcCTCCATAGATCTTCTATAAAAATTAGGTTCGCtatcatattttatgttattaAGATTGGTATATTTTAGTTTATTAGTATAAACTAATgcttttaaatattcttttgttgtgctttcatttttaatatagcTACTATTTTCATAATGTTTTATAACTTCGTTCGGATTATGTAAATTTGCTTctttataaaattgtaatattaaaaaattatcattagGCTTATAGCGAATTTCTCTTTTCAGTCT
Protein-coding regions in this window:
- a CDS encoding ATP-dependent zinc metalloprotease FTSH, putative — protein: MLLLRNIVVLDLKRSNFLYIKNIPDVKKLLNSKRYFSVLNTERLDRLKREIRYKPNDNFLILQFYKEANLHNPNEVIKHYENSSYIKNESTTKEYLKALVYTNKLKYTNLNNIKYDSEPNFYRRSMEDGNNNISGINNERSNIYETHNINIDPNYSNISRSGHTNNYNDKKNGTHSEVFSLQIDPKIPLKVSLINTNKKGLWGVLKSTIGFLILVAAASVYLEGVSQNVQKGIGVSNKKVVPVENVKVTLADVKGCDEVKQELQEIIDYLKNSDKFTKIGAKLPKGILLSGEPGTGKTLIARAIAGEANVPFIQASGSEFEEMFVGVGARRIRELFQTAKKHAPCIVFIDEIDAVGSKRSNRDNSAVRMTLNQLLVELDGFEQNEGIVVICATNFPQSLDKALVRPGRLDKTIVVPLPDINGRYEILKMYSNKIILSKDVDLNILARRTVGMTGADLKNILNIAAIKCSVEGKKSVDMNSIEQAFDRVVVGLQRKSPLSDEEKNITAYHEGGHTLVNFYTEGSDPVHKATIMPRGMSLGVTWKIPVTDKYSQKIKDIQSEIDVLMGGMVSEEIIFGKNNVTTGCSSDLQRATHIAQSLVMNYGVGINEENISMFLQDKKNISEDMKIKIDKSIQRILLDSYNRAKKVLNQHIDELHRVASALVEFETLTNDEIKLAMQGKNDQIRKNRELKQKEFNLKDNRVS